The Camelina sativa cultivar DH55 chromosome 16, Cs, whole genome shotgun sequence sequence CGAATATCATTTACTTgccaaagattaaaaaaatggaaatacgGGTGGCTTTGCTAATATTAAAACTGACCCAAATACGTCTTTGAAATCTAAAATCTTTTTGATACCTGTTTCGACATTGAGCATTGATCTTGTCTCGACAAATGTTTGGATCAACTCTTGTCTACAAGAAACGACAAATTACCTCCTACGAAGTTTAGACGTAATAACAAATACGAAGCTATGTTTAGAATATATAACAGCAAAAAAGTTGATTTACCTCCCAGGTCAATCTGTTAAAGAAATgatatctaaaaatcttttgTCCAATTCTCCATCATATAACATATTAGTAACCAACAAATGTGTAAGCATTTTCGAAGAAACCAGAACTCCTCATTTCTTTGGTGAATTTAGCTGATGCAGCTGCAATCACCATCTCTAAGAACGCCCGGATTAGTGTACTATACGTATATGTAGTCATTTGGTGAAAGACCCATTTGTCACTTTCTTAAACAACGTACCAAAGCCAGGACAAATAAAAACCTTTTTCCTTGACTTTTTCCAACACATTGTCTCAAGGTAACTATTTTAGCGAACCATATGCACAAATAAACTCTCACTCTATCTCACAATCTTAACAACTCTACACGAAGGAGTCACCAATCAATAGtcagaaaacaaaactctaaTCAGCACTAGTCAACATAATATGATGCAAATCAATCTGAAGTTTCTCATGAAGAAGAGACAAATCCACTACATTCCCTTTCTCCTCTTTCGCCGCCAATTCCGCCACCGGGATAGCCGCAAGAAACCTCTTTATATATTCTCTACAACACTTTTTACCCTCACAAACCAACTTCTCTGACGACATGTCTTTCTCATACATCAAACTCGAATCATCAAACTTTAGAATGTAAGCTTGCTTGCAACCTTCGAACAATCTCTCCCCTAACGAATCGATTACGCAATAACCATCTAAATTTGCCTTCACCACGAAGAAATGATCGTTCCAGCTCACAATATAAACCCTAGTTTCACCATTACTTGAGGCTAACGCAACCTCTTTCTCCACCTCATCCCAAATCTGATCAAACGACATCAGACCATCCAACGAAGCAAATCTCTCCCGGCTAAATAACCCGGTAAATGATTTATCAGTACAAACCCTAACCGGTCGTAAATTCGCGGAAACGATAGTCTCTAGATCGAAATGCTTGTTTGGAAACAATCTTAGATACGATTCTTTGTCGCAAAGAGATTGCCATAAAGAAGAGCCTTGCCTGATCAACGAATCGAACTCTGTTCCTGAAGGGTTGATAAGTTTAGGATTCGCGTGGAACCAATGAGCAACCACCACCGCAACCGCCGCACAAGCTGCTTCTCCGGCGGCTTGTTCGCTTCTCTGATCAATCGACGCTGTGTAAACTTCCGATTTAAGCTTCGATTTGCCATCGCGGCTCACTATATCCTTCACCACCCATCTGTTTGCCTCGATTGATGAATCAGTCTCTGCCGTCGCCGCCGGCTTTTCTTGTTCCGCCGTTGATATCTTTGTAACTTCATCCTCTCTCTGCAAAAACAAACCGGCACAGTTAGGGACCATTATCGAACCGGGTTTTGAAAATTCTGAAAACCAAAATACTTACCGGTTCTCTTCTCCATGTCACAGAAAAGCTTAACCGTCTTCTCTTCCACCAATTAAACACGGCTTTTTGACCCGGTTCAGACTGGTTCTCATCCGGGCTTGAAGATGACCCGATTTCCACAATTGGACTACGTCCACCTGAACTAGGCGCGGTGGCTGGAGATGAAGACGAATCATAATCTCTTACACCGCCGCGACGACTTGACATCTTTGTCGGAATTGCTGAGTCAACGGAGACCTGACCAAGTTGTATAAAGTCGTCTGGTTCGGTTCTTACCTCGGAAAAAGTCACGTTGacctaaattaaataaacaaccGCGTGTCTTAATTAATTAAGGATTAGGATtagataattaatttacttttttttttcattaaaaaaaagtcttcaaaACCTTTCCatgatattttctaaattaatttaatatccAATGAGAACAAGAATGATTCAAATTGggattaaaaaaatgtgattaaaatttaaattgacCAGATTAATTACCACAAGTGTTGCTTCCTTCGAAAGCACGGAACCTTTTGACCGAACCAGAAGCTTTTTCTCCACCGTCGATTCAAGCTTCGACGCTAACGCCGACAAATCCAACGACGCCTTTCCGACCAAAGACTTCTTGCTTTTCGCATCCATTGTCTCTCcctaatacaaaaaaaaatatagatgaaTTCAACTAATTGAATTTAATAAACTAATCATCCAAAAAagagataattaagaaaaaaaactcacgtAGAAGACATTGAAGGAAATGTTCCATGGGCCAACGATGCAACAAACGCGTTCGAACGCTTCCTCCCATTCTACATGGCTTACGCCTAAAGCAATCGGCTTGGAGCTCGTATGGTTAACCGGTCGATTAGACCGGTAAAAAGGGACGAGGCCTAATCCGAAACCGGAGACCGGTCCTTTCCATTTCACCTCCACCATCGTAGAAAGATTCTTTGCCGCCGTTTCGTGATCACCGGGAATAGACGGTAAACCATCAAGCCTCACCGGCTTCACCGCTACGTGAAGCTTCCTCACCTTCTTTGCCATAGGTTTCAGAATTTAttcctcttcttttattttggggttttctccttttttttttgtttcttttagatataaaaaaatgtatgaagGAGGTGATATCTTTTAgcctacttttatatatatacgtagATAGAAAGCGTATATGTCTTCTAAATAAGGCATCGGAAACGTAGAGAACAttaaaaaagaatcaaagacagcaaagaaagaaaccctccaagaaaacacacaaattaattaagaaaacaaaaaaaaagagcgaCTCGGTCATCAAACGCAGCAAATCCGTGTTCGAGGAACCTCACGTGTGATTCATATGGTCTGTTTTCCGCGGGCTAATGCTTACGTGGCTATTTCTAATTGGAGTGATGACTTCCGTaccttgtttgttttggttaataCAACAACAGAAACTTggtctctctctgtctctataGAAAACTTTTGCAAGAGGAGAAAGATTTGGAATGGTTCGTCTTAtcagttttaaattttcttcaAATAGTTGGATAAAGTTGTTGTTGGTTATTATTTCACTAAAAATATTCGGAAACATGTATGAAAGTTCGTggaaataataattgttttgtgttttttatttatttattaaaaggtAAGAAATCAATTCATGTAATTGACTTTTCTTTCCTAACTCATAATGCTTTATCGATAGAGGATGAGGAGGATAGGACCACTGGAAAGTTGTCACGTCAACACGGATTAAGGCAACAAATAAATGCACGTGCACACTTGTTTACTCACAGCAAGTTATGTACGTACTTGCTTCCTTCCTTCCTTATGGTGGTAGACGATAAGACGAGAGAACATAAGATTCTTCTGTCACGTGTTTCTGACGTTTTATTTTCTACACTAGCACGTTTTTTCTCCATAACGGCGTTCTTTGGACTAAACTGTTACCTCTGTAGTTAAAAGGAGCGTTGCATAAATAAGGGGAGCAAGTCAAGTCATGGGGAAGCATCCGCCGAGTATTATCGTTCACTCTTTTTCTGTTCTGACAATATGTTGTTGTATACATACTGAGTTTTCTCGAGCTTAAGCTTAGGTAGTTCTTTTTTTACTGATCTGAAATGTTGCTCGcgaattattttttataagattcTCTTTTTCTGGAGTAAAATGCTTTTCCTTACTTGTTTCAAACATCAATATAGAGGTTGTGATTgttgtgcaaaaaaaaaaaaaggagcgttgcataaaacacacacaaaacctttttttatttttattttattttgtactaaatcttttttataacaattttcaCTCTTCCTATTTTTCAATGGCCATCAGTTTCCCCCAAATGATAtgctttatgtttttaaaatttagccGTTAAATGGAGAGAGATCAAAGGGTTTCTACTGATGGCAGATTCAAGAGTGCTAATTGCTAAAGATGAAGAGATCCTACAAGAAAATCGGCAGAGAAGCAAAGAATATCATCTTCTAGGGTTTCGTAGTTGAGGTAGAACAACCGGCGTGTCTATGTGCCTATTCAGATCTACTGAAACGAATTTCATAAACTACATCTTCATCGAATTCTATTGTGGAACTGGAAAAAATTGCcaacttctttttgtttgagTTGATGATTTGAGTCAGCATTTGTTAGCATTGACTAACATTTGTTAGTGTGAACTATGAAATCGGCACAAATTATAACGTTTGgatatgaaatttgaattttatttgggTACGGATATAAATTGTCACTGTGAATTTGTACCGATAGAAATGGACACTTTTGAAATTGTACGGGTCCAAAATGACCATTTTCCGCATTCAGCTACACTAACGGTGTACTTAACAGCGTTTTAAAATTTGTAGGTTTTGACCACATGTATGTAGTAAATTAAAGTTATAAATTAGTTCATGTAGTTATGAGTACACCCGAAAATTTTGTGTATAAATAcgataaaacaacaaaatttacgGGGGAATTAGCGTCGTCCCACTTCTTATGGGAAATGtaacattttcttttccaaGAGCCAGATAACAAATATCTTTACATATTGTTGCAGGAACTTCTTAAAGAGGCAAATCCATTGTGCGTGCATTGGCTAGCATAGCAGTATCCTCTGCTTTATGGATCTCTCTGTTTCTGATTTAACTTCTCTTAGAAGCATGAGATGTGAACATAATAAACCCACGAATAAGTTTATCTTCTTTGCTTGGCTTGTGTTTACTTATGTCGTGGCCTTAATACACACATATGTCATCATCCGATTGTGGGCATTTTCTACAAAGACTTTGACTTTGGCCTATCATACAATTCAAAGTAAATGATAGTGATCACTCACTTAACGCATTACCCATGACTTTAAGTGTTTTTAACAACAGAGAGACTTCAACTTTTCTAAATATGCGATTATATACATCACACTCCTAAATTGCTTTGGAGTTCAtatcatttgtttcttcttctttcttttttttctaaaaaaaaaaaaagttatttgcaaTGGATGGGAAGCTTTTCTG is a genomic window containing:
- the LOC104752178 gene encoding uncharacterized protein LOC104752178 encodes the protein MAKKVRKLHVAVKPVRLDGLPSIPGDHETAAKNLSTMVEVKWKGPVSGFGLGLVPFYRSNRPVNHTSSKPIALGVSHVEWEEAFERVCCIVGPWNISFNVFYGETMDAKSKKSLVGKASLDLSALASKLESTVEKKLLVRSKGSVLSKEATLVVNVTFSEVRTEPDDFIQLGQVSVDSAIPTKMSSRRGGVRDYDSSSSPATAPSSGGRSPIVEIGSSSSPDENQSEPGQKAVFNWWKRRRLSFSVTWRREPREDEVTKISTAEQEKPAATAETDSSIEANRWVVKDIVSRDGKSKLKSEVYTASIDQRSEQAAGEAACAAVAVVVAHWFHANPKLINPSGTEFDSLIRQGSSLWQSLCDKESYLRLFPNKHFDLETIVSANLRPVRVCTDKSFTGLFSRERFASLDGLMSFDQIWDEVEKEVALASSNGETRVYIVSWNDHFFVVKANLDGYCVIDSLGERLFEGCKQAYILKFDDSSLMYEKDMSSEKLVCEGKKCCREYIKRFLAAIPVAELAAKEEKGNVVDLSLLHEKLQIDLHHIMLTSAD